From the genome of Uranotaenia lowii strain MFRU-FL chromosome 1, ASM2978415v1, whole genome shotgun sequence, one region includes:
- the LOC129739793 gene encoding caspase-7-like, whose amino-acid sequence MEEWSSKGSQSDASDAQGYLDLPSTSTNRRNVFLSVPVAPDSRFYAMNGEKRGKVLIFNQMGFDDWRNYTYRFGSEQDVAKLYDTLPNLGFLEEDIFSYHDLTAEQIQGTARRLAVDPTLIDCDCLITVILTHGENDDLVMAKDTSYHLYEFIENFTPSALPSMAGKPKLFIVNACRGELLDDGSSFLHFRSRTDLLDTRGNVEIFSYPEFADFLIVMSSHHGHFSFRNEQGSWLIQEFCNVLNNCRVEQDSIYDILTETNLAVSTRIADSNDSALVGKKQISSFYSTLTRRLYFARR is encoded by the exons ATGGAAGAATGGTCGAGCAAAGGGTCCCAGTCAGATGCTTCCGATGCGCAAGGATATCTGGATCTTCCTTCAACATCGACCAACAGGCGCAATGTTTTTCTGAGTGTGCCGGTAGCTCCAGACTCTCGGTTCTATGCCATGAACGGCGAAAAGCGAGGAAAAGTtctgattttcaatcagatgGGATTTGATGACTGGAGGAACTATACCTATCGCTTTGGATCGGAGCAAGATGTGGCTAAGTTGTATGATACATTACCTAATTTAGGATTTCTGGAGGAAGATATATTTTCATATCATGATTTAACTGCTGAACAGATTCAAGGGACGGCAAGGAGAC TTGCTGTTGATCCAACATTGATAGATTGTGATTGTCTCATAACGGTTATCCTAACGCATGGCGAAAACGACGATTTAGTGATGGCCAAAGACACCAGTTATCATCTTTACGAATTCATCGAAAACTTCACTCCTAGCGCACTGCCAAGCATGGCCGGAAAACCGAAACTGTTCATCGTTAACGCTTGCAGGGGTGAATTACTCGATGATGGAAGTAGCTTTCTGCATTTCCGATCCCGAACGGACCTTCTGGATACAAGAGGAAATGTGGAAATCTTCTCGTATCCAGAATTTGCAGATTTTCTCATCGTCATGAGCTCTCATCACG GGCACTTCTCGTTCCGAAACGAGCAAGGAAGCTGGTTGATTCAGGAGTTCTGTAATGTGCTGAACAACTGTCGAGTGGAACAGGATTCGATTTACGATATTCTCACGGAGACCAATTTGGCAGTTTCTACGCGCATTGCCGATAGTAACGATAGTGCACTGGTCGGGAAAAAGCAAATCTCGAGCTTCTATTCTACGTTGACAAGAAGGTTGTATTTTGCGAGGAGATGA